Within the Prochlorococcus sp. MIT 1300 genome, the region GGCTTGAACCATTCTTAACTGTGCCCTTAGCAATAACAGCAAGTTTCGTGTAATCAAGGAATGGTTTTTTGAACCTGCCTAAGGTCAACGAAGGCCCACCACTCAAACTGATCGTATTTTGAGTTGCTCCCCCCTCATAGAGTGCAGCTGTCGCACTGATATTAGTCTTTAGATAAATTCCTGGAATTATTTCTTTTGAAGAATATCTATAGTCGAATATCTTATTCATTCCTTCAGGCTTACCTATAAGTAATGGATAGCTACTGTTCAGTGAGGCGAACAAGCTATATCTCCACAATTCGGGAATCTCGGAAGACTCATGTCTATCAGATCTATACCTTCCCAAGCCTGTTCTTAGCAAGTAATTATTAGTAAACTTCTTAGCCTTCCAATCATTTCGTTTCTCCCAGAAGGCACCATATGCGGAATAAATATCTGTTTGGCCTAAAGATCCATTCCAGGCCCTATACCTTGAAGCCCCAAAAATTCGATTGTTTACCTTGCCAATAAAAGGTAAATTATATTCACGGCTAATCCCTCCCCAAAAACGGCTGGCATTAATAAAGTTGTCCATATTAAATGTACTTAAGCTTGCATTAGCTTCTAATTGCCATCCAAAACTCTCGCCATCAAGTTCGGCTTTTAAACCAAAGAGATCTGATGTCTCAGCCCTTTGAACGACTTCATTACTATTAGAAGCACTTCCAGGCTTTATATAACTACTTGTCTCAAGGCTATTTGCACGCTGAAGCATTACCTGGGGCTGTAGATATAAACTATATTTTTCGCCAATATTAATAGGTTTAAGATTCCTTCCAATAAAAATGCCATCCCTGTCTTTGTTATCTATACCTAGAACCCATCTGTTTTCTATTTCTTCTTTCTTTTTTATTCGTTGCTTTCTTGAAATGGGCAAAGGGAACCTCTCCTCTAAAATTAAATTATTCTGACCAGTTCTTATAAGAATATCTCCATTAGACAATTCTTTAGCAACAACATTCTTTGCATCAATTCTTGTCTGAGTTGGCGTAAAAGGATCATTAGTAAAGCCCATTCGGCTAGCCTCCCAACCTTCTGGCGTGATAGTCACAGTTGGAGCTTGTATGCGCCAACGACTAATTGAACCACTCATAAATTTTGTCCTTCCTTGCAAATTCAGCTGAGAGACTCTTATTCCGCCATATTGATTTTGCTCTTCAATATTGCGAGCAGAAGTTGGCACACCAAATCTCTGTTCAAGTCTTAATCTATTAATGGGTTTTACATTGTAAACCCGTTGATTAATTGATCTAATCACCCTAGAGCGAATTTTCTCCTTTTCTAAATTAGATATTTTTTCATTAGTCTGATTCTTATTTTTATTTGCAACTTGATTTGTAAGTGGTGAGTTCTGATTTAAACCGCTAGTGCCTAGGATTTCATCTTGATTGAATGAAATAATAGCAAGATCTCTTTCATTTTTATGAACGCATTTATTTGGAGGATCTATAGCATATTTACTATTATCTTTGATATCCTTACCCCACCTATATCTGGCTCCAAGCAAATAAGCATTACTCCCCTCCTCAGCACCATTGTACAAACCATATGCCCCTGACCTATGATGAATACGACCAACCAATGAAAGACTTTTAGAGACTTTAGCTTCAATTTCAAAACCTAAATAATTCAAAAGTTTATTATATTTTTTTCTGAAAGTTCTTTCATAATTACTAAATCTTGTGTAGTAACTAACACCTTCTATAAGGGCAAAGCTTAGCCATGGTCTAACCCACAACCTTGCGCCTATTCCCAATACAAGCT harbors:
- a CDS encoding DUF3769 domain-containing protein, encoding MVAKRPSVFFVGLLTSGAVGFSPASGGVWPEKGNNKDKSASLGAFSIGSPLDIGKSKRVLAESNESRINSGIPPKALSLSADRHIYDLEKDIFIAEGSARVDVDGGTLVAERIEFSSDFNSLYATGNVQFKKGSQYFQATSFRYSFLDRNGVLKDVYGILDLARVSKDLSTNRSVDRLKVSEVVNRTSKKIDQKFELGKSKICPPSIPSIPDWHPHPWSATIWAGQKIDANFRNTFVFDGNLREEYLLGVGLQKRLYRAGPLTLGLEADFFRHDVARQAGGKYNQAKPYSDTSSQAFDELVLGIGARLWVRPWLSFALIEGVSYYTRFSNYERTFRKKYNKLLNYLGFEIEAKVSKSLSLVGRIHHRSGAYGLYNGAEEGSNAYLLGARYRWGKDIKDNSKYAIDPPNKCVHKNERDLAIISFNQDEILGTSGLNQNSPLTNQVANKNKNQTNEKISNLEKEKIRSRVIRSINQRVYNVKPINRLRLEQRFGVPTSARNIEEQNQYGGIRVSQLNLQGRTKFMSGSISRWRIQAPTVTITPEGWEASRMGFTNDPFTPTQTRIDAKNVVAKELSNGDILIRTGQNNLILEERFPLPISRKQRIKKKEEIENRWVLGIDNKDRDGIFIGRNLKPINIGEKYSLYLQPQVMLQRANSLETSSYIKPGSASNSNEVVQRAETSDLFGLKAELDGESFGWQLEANASLSTFNMDNFINASRFWGGISREYNLPFIGKVNNRIFGASRYRAWNGSLGQTDIYSAYGAFWEKRNDWKAKKFTNNYLLRTGLGRYRSDRHESSEIPELWRYSLFASLNSSYPLLIGKPEGMNKIFDYRYSSKEIIPGIYLKTNISATAALYEGGATQNTISLSGGPSLTLGRFKKPFLDYTKLAVIAKGTVKNGSSPFDFDQATDLAVVEIGLTQQIAGPLILDTGFAFNVDPSSDVYGEAINSKIEFRWQRRSYDFGIYYNSHKGIGGIRVNLNDFDFGGTGLPFIPSSK